One window of Pseudomonas sp. ML2-2023-3 genomic DNA carries:
- a CDS encoding ATP-binding protein encodes MMSLRLRLSLTIGSAFVLVWALAAAWMLSDLRQQMMFSLDQRLVASARMVAGLLEQLPQLPVKGEGTHFSAEQLTVPGGMACQVSSLRGEILARSHNNPDQPMQSQAAGFHDQVIDGAAWRTFTLDRGDLRITTADRQVEREALNLSVLLAASVPVGMALMVCLLLLWLGIGQGLAPLNRMRDALMRRDADSLQPLQITPLPSELKPLLDSQNQLFARIAKTIERERRLTGDAAHELRSPLTAIKTHLQVARMTDGEAREQSLAHAEAGADRLHRTLEQLLLLARVEGSLSFDDGVNCSAEQVARLAIHDAASAGGEHIRLHLPPDLPATALEVPSVLAIAALRNLLDNALRHTPPDTQVELTVAVDGPHVSFVVRDHGPGIAPETLQHMTQRFWRNGNSNGCGLGLAIVQAIVERCRCELTFDSQSDGLRVELRMPLKSTV; translated from the coding sequence ATGATGAGCCTGCGCCTGCGCTTGAGCCTGACGATCGGTTCGGCGTTTGTTCTGGTCTGGGCCCTGGCAGCGGCCTGGATGCTCAGCGATCTGCGTCAGCAAATGATGTTTTCCCTCGATCAGCGGCTGGTGGCCTCGGCGCGTATGGTCGCGGGGTTGCTGGAGCAGTTGCCGCAATTGCCAGTAAAAGGCGAGGGTACCCATTTCAGTGCCGAGCAACTGACCGTTCCAGGCGGCATGGCCTGTCAGGTCAGCTCGTTGCGCGGCGAGATCCTGGCCCGCAGCCACAACAATCCGGACCAGCCGATGCAGTCGCAAGCGGCAGGTTTTCATGACCAGGTCATCGACGGCGCCGCCTGGCGCACCTTTACCCTGGATCGAGGAGATCTGCGCATCACCACGGCTGATCGCCAGGTCGAGCGCGAGGCACTGAACCTGTCGGTGCTGCTGGCGGCATCGGTGCCGGTGGGCATGGCACTGATGGTCTGTTTATTGCTGCTATGGCTGGGGATCGGCCAGGGGCTGGCGCCGCTCAACCGGATGCGCGATGCCTTGATGCGCCGCGATGCCGATTCATTGCAACCGCTGCAGATCACGCCATTGCCCAGTGAGCTGAAACCGCTGCTCGACTCCCAGAACCAGCTCTTTGCGCGCATTGCCAAGACCATCGAACGGGAGCGGCGCCTGACCGGTGATGCTGCCCATGAACTGCGCAGCCCGCTGACCGCGATCAAAACCCACCTGCAAGTGGCGCGCATGACCGATGGCGAGGCCCGTGAACAGTCACTGGCCCATGCCGAAGCGGGTGCCGACCGCTTGCACCGCACCCTTGAGCAATTGCTGCTGCTGGCGCGGGTTGAAGGCAGCCTGTCGTTTGATGACGGGGTCAATTGTTCGGCCGAGCAAGTGGCGCGTCTGGCGATCCATGATGCCGCCAGTGCCGGTGGTGAGCACATACGTTTGCATTTACCGCCAGACCTCCCGGCCACGGCACTTGAAGTCCCTTCGGTATTGGCCATCGCGGCGTTGCGCAACTTGCTGGACAACGCCTTGCGCCATACCCCGCCAGACACTCAGGTGGAGTTGACGGTTGCCGTGGATGGCCCGCACGTCAGCTTCGTGGTCCGTGACCACGGCCCCGGCATAGCCCCCGAAACACTGCAACACATGACCCAGCGCTTCTGGCGCAACGGCAACAGCAACGGTTGCGGGCTGGGCCTGGCGATCGTGCAGGCGATTGTCGAGCGTTGCCGTTGCGAACTGACTTTCGACAGCCAGTCCGATGGCTTGCGGGTTGAATTGCGGATGCCATTGAAAAGCACTGTTTAA
- the cycA gene encoding D-serine/D-alanine/glycine transporter: protein MQNHRPATEEPELQRSLSNRHIQLIAIGGAIGTGLFMGSGKTISLAGPSIIFVYMIIGFMLFFVMRAMGELLLSNLKYKSFIDFASDLLGPMAGYFTGWTYWFCWIVTGIADVIAISGYTHFWFPDIPLWLPAIGCVALLLSLNLITVKMFGELEFWFAMIKIVAICALVCTGLYMVTTAFQSPTGNSASLTNLWNDGGMFPHGVMGFFAGFQIAVFAFVGIELVGTTAAETKNPERNLPRAINSIPLRIIMFYVFALIAILAVTPWRDVVANKSPFVELFMLAGLPAAAGIINFVVLTSAASSANSGVFSTSRMLFGLAMDGDAPSKFKNLSRRSVPSNGLIFSCICLLAGALVIYVVPNLMEAFTLITTVSATLFMFVWTMILLSYLAYRKKRDHLHRASKYKMPGGKVMVWVCLTFFVFILVLLALETDTRQALYMVPVWFVLLALGYRSVRRNKQEIENLACQAE from the coding sequence ATGCAAAATCACCGACCTGCCACAGAAGAACCAGAACTGCAGCGCAGCCTGTCCAATCGTCATATCCAGCTGATCGCCATCGGCGGTGCCATCGGTACCGGCCTGTTCATGGGCTCCGGCAAGACCATCAGCCTCGCAGGCCCCTCGATCATCTTCGTCTACATGATCATCGGCTTCATGCTGTTTTTCGTGATGCGCGCCATGGGCGAGTTGCTGTTATCCAACCTCAAGTACAAGTCGTTCATCGATTTTGCATCGGACCTGCTGGGCCCTATGGCGGGTTACTTCACCGGTTGGACCTACTGGTTCTGCTGGATCGTGACCGGCATCGCCGACGTGATCGCGATCTCTGGCTATACGCACTTCTGGTTCCCGGACATCCCCCTGTGGCTGCCTGCAATCGGCTGCGTCGCGCTGCTGCTGTCGCTGAATCTGATCACGGTGAAAATGTTCGGTGAGCTGGAATTCTGGTTTGCCATGATCAAGATTGTGGCCATTTGCGCGCTGGTCTGCACCGGGCTCTATATGGTGACCACTGCGTTCCAGTCGCCGACGGGCAACTCCGCATCCCTGACCAATCTGTGGAATGACGGCGGAATGTTCCCCCACGGCGTGATGGGCTTCTTTGCCGGTTTCCAGATTGCCGTGTTTGCCTTTGTCGGTATCGAGCTGGTGGGTACCACCGCCGCAGAAACCAAAAATCCGGAGCGCAATCTCCCCCGTGCGATCAATTCGATTCCGCTGCGCATCATCATGTTCTACGTGTTTGCGCTGATCGCGATCCTGGCCGTTACCCCGTGGCGTGATGTCGTGGCCAACAAGAGTCCCTTCGTTGAACTCTTCATGCTCGCCGGTCTGCCTGCTGCGGCTGGCATCATCAACTTCGTGGTTCTGACCTCTGCGGCCTCTTCGGCCAACAGTGGCGTGTTCTCAACCAGTCGCATGCTGTTTGGCCTGGCAATGGATGGCGATGCTCCGAGCAAATTCAAGAACCTGTCCCGGCGATCGGTGCCTTCCAACGGCCTGATCTTCTCCTGTATCTGCCTGCTGGCGGGGGCGCTGGTGATCTATGTGGTGCCCAACCTGATGGAGGCGTTCACCCTGATCACCACGGTATCGGCCACCCTGTTCATGTTTGTCTGGACCATGATCCTGCTGTCCTACCTGGCCTATCGCAAAAAACGTGATCACCTGCACCGCGCATCGAAATACAAGATGCCCGGTGGCAAGGTCATGGTTTGGGTCTGCCTGACGTTCTTCGTGTTTATTCTGGTACTGCTGGCTCTGGAAACCGACACCCGCCAGGCGCTCTACATGGTGCCCGTCTGGTTTGTGCTGCTGGCTTTGGGTTATCGCTCGGTTCGGCGCAATAAACAGGAGATCGAGAACCTGGCCTGCCAGGCAGAGTAA